A single Lolium perenne isolate Kyuss_39 chromosome 6, Kyuss_2.0, whole genome shotgun sequence DNA region contains:
- the LOC127307568 gene encoding lipoxygenase 2.3, chloroplastic, producing the protein MIRLKQPLLLSAQSGNVASPLFAAAAAASSQQIRRASSKAGGRVRTRRISCASTDEAMGVSTSVTTKERNLTVTAIVTAQKPTSMYVSRGLDDLQDLFGKTLLLELVSCELDPSTGREREKVKGFAHMTLKEGTYEAKMSVPESFGPVGAVMVENEHHREMFIKNIKLITGGDESTAITFDVASWVHSKFDNPEPRVFFTIKSYLPSQTPPGIEALRKKELETLRGDGQGERKFHERIYDYDTYNDLGDPDKNIDHRRPVIGGKEHPYPRRCRTGRPKSIIDSETETRSSPVYVPRDEQFSDIKGQTFSATTLRSGLHAILPALSPLLNNSRCFPHFPAIDALYSDGIPLPVDASTSFNIINDVIPRVVQMIEDTTDHVLRFEVPHMVERDRFSWFRDEEFARQTLAGLNPICIRLLTEFPIVSKLDPEVYGPPESALTKELLEMMMNGLMTVEEALEKKRLFMLDYHDVFLPYVHKVRELPDRTLYGSRTIFFLGKEGTLMPLAIELTRPQSPTKPQWKRAFTHGPDATESWLWKLAKAHVLTHDTGYHQLVSHWLRTHASVEPYIIATNRQLSRMHPVHRLLHPHFRYTMEINALAREALINADGIIEEAFWPGRYSIELCSVAYDATWQFNTEALPEDLISRGLAVRHEDGELELTIKDYPYGNDGLLIWNCIKQWASDYITFYYKSDEDVTGDQELQAWWEEVRTKGHADKKDEPWWPVCDSKDNLTQILSIIMWVTSGHHAAVNFGQYHFGGYFPNRPTVVRKNIPVEENRDDEMKKFMARPEEVLLQSLPSQMQAIKVMATLDILSSHSPDEEYMGEYAEPAWLAEPSVKAAFEKFSGRLKEVEGAIDERNNNPENKNRCGAGIVPYELLKPFSEPGVTGRGIPNSISI; encoded by the exons ATGATCCGTCTGAAGCAGCCTCTGCTGCTCTCGGCGCAGAGCGGCAATGTTGCCTCGCCTCTTTTCGCCGCTGCGGCGGCAGCTAGCAGCCAGCAGATCAGGCGAGCCTCCAGCAAAGCCGGCGGCCGGGTCAGGACACGCAGGATTAGCTGCGCGTCAACCGATGAGGCCATGGGCGTCTCGACGTCCGTGACAACCAAGGAGAGGAACCTTACAGTGACGGCCATTGTGACCGCCCAGAAGCCAACCTCCATGTATGTCTCCCGCGGCCTCGACGACCTCCAGGACCTCTTCGGCAAGACGCTGCTCCTGGAGCTCGTCAGCTGCGAGCTCGACCCCA GCACGGGAAGGGAGAGGGAGAAAGTGAAGGGGTTCGCTCACATGACACTCAAGGAAGGGACGTACGAGGCCAAGATGTCGGTGCCGGAGTCATTCGGGCCAGTGGGCGCGGTGATGGTGGAGAACGAGCACCACAGGGAGATGTTCATCAAGAACATCAAGCTCATCACCGGCGGCGACGAGAGCACCGCCATCACCTTCGACGTCGCCTCCTGGGTGCACTCCAAGTTCGACAACCCCGAACCACGGGTGTTCTTCACCATCAAG TCATACCTGCCATCACAGACGCCGCCAGGGATCGAAGCGCTCAGGAAGAAGGAGCTAGAGACGTTGCGAGGCGACGGGCAAGGCGAGCGAAAGTTTCACGAGCGCATCTACGACTACGACACCTACAACGACCTTGGCGACCCtgacaagaacatcgaccatagaCGCCCCGTGATTGGTGGCAAGGAGCACCCCTACCCTCGCCGATGCCGCACCGGTCGCCCCAAGAGCATCATCG ACTCGGAGACGGAGACGAGAAGCTCACCGGTGTATGTGCCACGTGACGAGCAGTTCTCAGACATTAAAGGGCAGACATTCAGCGCGACGACACTACGGTCGGGGTTGCATGCCATCCTGCCGGCACTGTCGCCACTGCTCAACAACTCACGTTGCTTCCCGCACTTCCCAGCCATCGACGCCCTGTACAGCGATGGCATCCCACTCCCCGTCGATGCCAGCACCTCCTTCAACATCATCAACGATGTCATTCCCCGAGTCGTCCAGATGATCGAAGACACCACCGACCACGTCCTCCGCTTCGAGGTTCCCCACATGGTCGAGA GGGACAGGTTCTCATGGTTCAGAGACGAGGAATTCGCGAGGCAGACGCTCGCAGGGCTCAACCCTATCTGCATCCGCCTCCTCACG GAATTCCCCATAGTGAGCAAGCTCGACCCTGAGGTGTATGGCCCTCCGGAGTCGGCGCTAACCAAGGAGCTCCTAGAGATGATGATGAACGGTCTCATGACAGTGGAGGAGGCGCTGGAGAAGAAGCGGTTGTTCATGCTGGACTACCACGACGTGTTCCTGCCGTACGTGCACAAGGTGCGCGAGCTGCCGGACAGGACGCTGTACGGGTCCCGCACCATCTTCTTCCTCGGCAAAGAGGGGACGCTGATGCCACTAGCCATCGAGTTGACGCGGCCGCAGTCGCCGACCAAACCGCAGTGGAAGCGCGCCTTTACGCACGGGCCTGACGCCACTGAGTCGTGGCTGTGGAAGCTGGCCAAGGCGCACGTGCTCACCCACGACACTGGCTATCACCAGCTCGTCAGCCACTGGCTGCGCACGCACGCCAGCGTCGAGCCATACATCATCGCCACCAACCGGCAGctcagccggatgcacccggtgcACCGTCTCTTGCACCCGCACTTCCGCTACACCATGGAGATCAACGCGCTGGCCAGGGAGGCTCTAATCAACGCCGACGGCATCATAGAGGAGGCCTTCTGGCCAGGTAGGTACTCCATCGAGCTCTGCTCTGTCGCCTATGACGCAACCTGGCAGTTCAACACGGAGGCTCTGCCGGAGGACCTCATCAGCCGGGGACTTGCCGTACGCCACGAGGATGGTGAGCTTGAACTCACCATCAAGGACTACCCATACGGCAACGACGGGCTCCTGATCTGGAACTGTATCAAGCAGTGGGCATCCGACTACATAACTTTCTACTACAAGTCTGATGAGGATGTCACCGGCGACCAGGAGCTTCAGGCTTGGTGGGAGGAGGTGCGCACCAAGGGGCACGCGGACAAGAAGGATGAGCCGTGGTGGCCGGTGTGCGACTCAAAGGACAACCTCACCCAGATTCTGAGCATCATCATGTGGGTCACGTCTGGCCACCATGCCGCCGTCAACTTTGGGCAGTACCATTTCGGCGGGTACTTCCCCAACCGCCCTACTGTGGTGCGGAAGAACATCCCGGTGGAGGAGAACCGGGACGACGAGATGAAGAAATTCATGGCCAGGCCGGAAGAGGTTCTGCTGCAAAGCCTCCCCTCACAAATGcaggccatcaaggtgatggcaacTCTGGACATTCTCTCCTCACACTCGCCTGATGAGGAGTACATGGGAGAGTACGCCGAGCCAGCGTGGTTGGCCGAGCCCAGTGTGAAGGCGGCATTCGAGAAGTTCAGCGGCAGGCTCAAAGAGGTGGAGGGTGCCATCGACGAGCGCAACAACAACCCAGAGAACAAGAACAGGTGCGGCGCTGGCATCGTGCCATACGAGCTGCTCAAACCATTCTCAGAGCCAGGGGTCACTGGGAGGGGCATACCTAACAGCATCTCCATCTGA